The following are from one region of the Sphingomonas oryzagri genome:
- a CDS encoding GltB/FmdC/FwdC-like GXGXG domain-containing protein, whose amino-acid sequence MAPSDYNVVDLATSTKRELNQQLHALAANTNETLWRVENPQGQHALAVGLDSPVTVEIAGHAGYYCAGMNKQATIVVEGNAGVGVAENMMSGKVHVKGDASQSAGATAHGGLLVIDGDASARCGISMKGIDIVVKGSIGPMSAFMGQSGNLVVLGDAGDALGDSIYEAKLFVRGKVKSLGADCIEKDLRDEHKADLRRLLDEAGLPDVQPDEFKRYGSARTLYNFHVDNAAAY is encoded by the coding sequence ATGGCCCCGTCTGATTATAACGTCGTCGACCTCGCCACCTCCACCAAGCGGGAGCTGAACCAGCAGCTTCACGCGCTGGCCGCCAACACCAACGAGACGCTGTGGCGCGTCGAGAACCCGCAGGGGCAGCATGCGCTGGCGGTCGGCCTCGACAGCCCCGTCACCGTCGAGATCGCCGGCCATGCGGGCTATTACTGCGCGGGCATGAACAAGCAGGCGACCATCGTGGTCGAGGGCAATGCCGGCGTCGGCGTCGCTGAGAACATGATGTCCGGCAAGGTGCATGTGAAGGGCGATGCCAGCCAGTCGGCCGGTGCCACCGCGCATGGCGGTCTGCTGGTGATCGACGGCGATGCGTCCGCCCGCTGCGGCATCTCGATGAAGGGCATCGACATCGTCGTGAAGGGCTCGATCGGGCCGATGAGCGCCTTCATGGGCCAGTCGGGCAATCTGGTCGTGCTGGGCGATGCCGGCGATGCGCTGGGCGACTCGATCTACGAGGCAAAGCTGTTCGTGCGTGGCAAAGTGAAAAGCCTCGGCGCGGACTGCATCGAGAAGGATCTGCGCGACGAGCACAAGGCGGACCTCCGCCGCCTGCTCGACGAGGCCGGCCTGCCTGACGTCCAGCCGGACGAGTTCAAGCGCTACGGCTCGGCCCGCACGCTCTACAATTTCCACGTCGACAACGCCGCGGCCTACTGA
- a CDS encoding class II glutamine amidotransferase, protein MCGIVGLFLKDKALEPQLGSLLAGMLEVMTDRGPDSAGFAVYGGGNADHVKLTVRGAGLDRIVNQFGKAVTVTVRDTHAILSVPIDLEERVRGWLATERPDLVVIGTGQRIELYKEVGLPADVATRFGLAGMSGTHGIGHTRMATESAVTTDGAHPFSTGADQCLVHNGSLSNHRSLRRMLEPQGIHFATDNDSEVAAGYLSWKLREGATLAQALEASLDDLDGFFTFVVGTESGFAVVRDPISCKPAVMAETDQYVAFGSEYRALVGLPGIENARVFEPEPARVYAWERN, encoded by the coding sequence ATGTGCGGAATCGTCGGACTGTTTCTGAAGGACAAAGCGCTGGAGCCGCAGCTGGGATCGCTGCTCGCCGGCATGCTCGAAGTGATGACCGATCGCGGGCCGGATAGCGCCGGTTTCGCCGTCTATGGCGGCGGCAACGCCGATCATGTGAAGCTCACCGTGCGCGGCGCGGGGCTGGACCGCATCGTCAACCAGTTCGGCAAGGCGGTGACGGTGACGGTGCGCGACACCCACGCCATTCTCTCCGTGCCAATCGATCTCGAAGAGCGGGTGCGCGGCTGGCTCGCCACCGAACGCCCCGATCTGGTGGTGATCGGCACCGGCCAGCGCATCGAGCTCTACAAGGAGGTCGGCCTGCCGGCGGACGTTGCCACCCGCTTCGGTCTGGCCGGCATGAGCGGCACGCACGGCATCGGCCACACCCGCATGGCGACCGAGAGCGCCGTCACCACCGATGGCGCCCACCCCTTCTCGACGGGCGCCGACCAGTGCCTCGTCCACAACGGCTCGCTTTCCAACCACCGCTCGCTGCGCCGGATGCTGGAGCCGCAGGGCATCCACTTCGCCACCGACAACGACAGCGAAGTGGCCGCCGGCTACCTCAGCTGGAAACTGCGCGAGGGCGCCACCTTGGCGCAGGCGCTGGAAGCGAGCCTCGACGATCTCGACGGCTTCTTCACCTTCGTCGTCGGCACCGAGAGCGGCTTTGCCGTCGTGCGCGATCCGATTTCCTGCAAGCCCGCCGTCATGGCCGAGACCGACCAATATGTCGCCTTCGGCTCGGAATATCGCGCGCTGGTCGGCCTGCCGGGCATCGAGAATGCCCGCGTGTTCGAGCCGGAACCCGCCCGCGTCTACGCCTGGGAGCGCAACTGA
- a CDS encoding tetratricopeptide repeat-containing sulfotransferase family protein — protein MPDLNPIEALIAARRLDEARVVWRACFVQGAADVSGWFALGRMGARLGIAEASACFERAADGHDNPAPLIHLAHHRLMTGDSIGALKAARDAVERSPRDVPGLLQLGSVFAHCDAGEEALALFEQAAALAPGDPSVLYNLATAQRTNGRIDEAERSIDAVILLRPDDGEAHYLRAGLRRQTEARNHVGELQAALARHGGRATPADVPLHFALGKELEDIGRFEEAFHHFEAGGRLRRTTFRYDVAGDVATMEALAAQHDTASLDLRSGEDADAPIFIVGLPRSGTTLVERILAAHPDVTAGGELDAFPRAAVATTGPVSSKEEFVARSLAVPPGTLARAYGDHVGARAGRTPRFTDKLPINGLYVGLIARSLPGARIVLVTRDPMANGFAMFSTLFAQAYPFSYDLGELGRYMVAWHGLMAHWQETLGPRMLTLRYEDLVADPEANTRKLLDYCGLAWDPACLAFHESEGSVSSASAVQVRQPIHRNSVEKWRRYGAALDPLAKALGTLAD, from the coding sequence ATGCCGGACCTGAACCCAATCGAAGCGCTCATCGCCGCCCGCCGCCTCGACGAGGCGCGGGTGGTTTGGCGTGCATGCTTCGTGCAAGGCGCCGCCGATGTCTCCGGCTGGTTCGCGCTCGGCCGGATGGGGGCGAGGCTCGGGATCGCCGAAGCCTCGGCGTGTTTCGAGCGGGCGGCGGATGGGCATGATAATCCGGCGCCGCTGATCCACCTCGCGCACCACCGACTGATGACCGGCGACAGCATCGGCGCGCTGAAGGCGGCGCGCGATGCTGTCGAGCGCTCTCCCAGGGACGTGCCGGGGCTACTCCAGCTCGGTTCGGTGTTCGCCCATTGCGACGCGGGCGAGGAGGCGCTGGCCTTGTTCGAGCAGGCGGCCGCGCTGGCACCCGGCGATCCGTCGGTCCTCTACAATCTCGCGACGGCGCAGCGCACCAACGGCCGGATCGATGAGGCCGAGCGCAGCATCGATGCCGTCATCCTGCTGCGGCCCGACGATGGCGAGGCGCATTATCTGCGCGCCGGCCTGCGTCGCCAGACCGAGGCGCGCAACCATGTCGGCGAACTGCAGGCGGCGCTGGCGAGGCACGGGGGCAGGGCGACGCCCGCCGACGTGCCGCTCCATTTCGCGCTCGGTAAGGAACTGGAGGATATCGGCCGCTTCGAGGAGGCCTTCCACCATTTCGAGGCGGGCGGACGCCTGCGCCGCACCACGTTCCGCTACGATGTCGCGGGCGATGTCGCGACGATGGAGGCGCTGGCGGCGCAGCATGACACGGCCTCGCTCGACCTGCGGAGCGGTGAGGACGCCGATGCGCCCATCTTCATCGTCGGCCTGCCGCGCAGCGGTACGACATTGGTCGAGCGCATCCTCGCGGCACACCCTGACGTGACTGCCGGCGGGGAACTCGACGCCTTCCCCCGCGCCGCCGTAGCGACCACGGGGCCGGTGTCCAGCAAGGAGGAGTTCGTCGCGCGCTCGCTGGCCGTGCCACCCGGAACGCTGGCGCGGGCCTATGGCGATCATGTGGGCGCACGGGCGGGGCGGACCCCGCGCTTCACCGACAAGCTACCGATCAATGGTCTCTACGTCGGGCTGATCGCGCGTTCGCTGCCGGGAGCGAGGATCGTGCTGGTGACGCGCGATCCGATGGCCAACGGCTTCGCGATGTTCTCGACTTTGTTCGCGCAGGCCTATCCGTTCAGCTACGATCTCGGCGAACTCGGGCGCTACATGGTCGCCTGGCACGGCCTGATGGCGCACTGGCAGGAGACGCTCGGCCCTCGGATGCTGACGTTGCGCTACGAGGATCTGGTCGCAGATCCGGAAGCAAACACACGAAAACTGCTCGATTATTGCGGGCTGGCGTGGGATCCGGCGTGCCTCGCTTTCCATGAAAGCGAGGGTAGCGTTTCGAGCGCCAGCGCGGTGCAGGTGCGCCAGCCGATCCACCGGAACTCGGTCGAGAAATGGCGGCGTTACGGCGCGGCGCTGGACCCATTGGCTAAGGCGCTGGGAACCCTCGCCGATTAG
- a CDS encoding TonB-dependent receptor: MLLAGVAPAFAQSAPAPEAAAPAPEAAASALQPGEIVVTAQRRSQNLQQIPYNITAVRGADLAKAGVSANSLSQVVPGLVTIDAGPASRGGANNYTLRGLRTDSPSGGDGSPQNVSSVSTYLGDVPVFFPMVFKDIDRVEVLRGPQGTLYGSGAEGGTIRFIPNRPNFDKLSGEFNATGGITEHSGKPNGSFDGVLNIPLGDTLAFRLVGGIDHQGGFIDDVDLLERTSSAVHAGVVSANPSDPASAPVIGPVKKDTNTSNQSFVRAELRWKPSDRFDFELDYTHQNTKVDDIQATNAGYTGTSVDFGTAIGLPNSAYETRSAGKYESTFPILEPYENSIDLVSGTASVDFGLATLTSVTSYYDNKTSGVSDTSNYYGGYTGREGFISYYANYPRFIAVTTSDNKDRAFTQELRLVSHWDLPIDYVVGGYFQHQKTSNIYNQVAPGIADFGTYIGQPSQSPDNGDQIYYIARHTNFKDRAVFGELTWHITPKWQVTGGVRFFWQTFDSGFVQESPFCGASCGDGVTEPSHLGIAVANNTSKVNDHIVKVNTSYDVTPGLKFYATYAEGFRRGGANGIPIAGYFRSLPQYTTYQPDFAKTYEVGVKGNLLDRKLQYSADLYLINLDNFQFTTSTPSYESGVFNGNQARSKGGEIELHARLTRNLSASLAYTYTDAKVSKTSSLTDYPVYSLITGAAPYVYLTLQKGAKLPGVPKHTINGSLDYTTPLGDRSLSFHVDGAYHSKELGAINPADTSFWIIPSAFTMNGRITLDSGKSWSADLFVNNITNEIGYSASVGRQNMPSSWTGLIVQRPRTVGVGLHYHF, translated from the coding sequence ATGTTGCTGGCCGGCGTGGCGCCGGCTTTCGCCCAGTCCGCACCTGCTCCGGAAGCCGCCGCGCCGGCACCCGAGGCCGCTGCGTCCGCGCTGCAGCCCGGCGAGATCGTCGTCACCGCGCAGCGTCGCAGCCAGAACCTCCAGCAGATCCCCTACAACATCACCGCCGTGCGCGGCGCCGATCTCGCCAAGGCGGGGGTCAGCGCCAACAGCCTGTCGCAGGTCGTGCCCGGCCTCGTGACGATCGATGCCGGCCCCGCCTCGCGCGGCGGCGCCAACAACTACACGCTGCGCGGCCTGCGTACCGACAGCCCGAGCGGCGGCGACGGTTCGCCGCAGAACGTCTCGTCGGTCTCCACCTATCTGGGCGACGTGCCGGTATTCTTCCCGATGGTGTTCAAGGACATCGACCGCGTCGAGGTGCTGCGCGGCCCGCAGGGCACGCTCTACGGCAGCGGCGCGGAGGGCGGCACGATCCGCTTCATCCCGAACCGCCCGAACTTCGACAAGCTCTCCGGTGAATTCAACGCGACGGGCGGCATCACCGAACATTCGGGCAAGCCCAATGGCAGCTTCGACGGGGTGCTCAACATTCCGCTGGGCGATACTTTGGCTTTCCGTCTGGTCGGCGGCATCGATCATCAGGGCGGCTTCATCGACGATGTCGACCTGCTGGAACGGACGAGCAGCGCCGTTCATGCCGGCGTCGTATCCGCCAACCCGTCCGACCCGGCGAGCGCGCCGGTCATCGGGCCTGTGAAGAAGGACACCAACACCTCGAACCAGAGCTTCGTGCGCGCCGAACTGCGCTGGAAGCCGAGCGATCGCTTCGATTTCGAGCTGGATTACACCCACCAGAACACCAAGGTGGACGATATCCAGGCGACGAATGCGGGCTACACCGGCACCTCGGTCGATTTCGGCACCGCGATCGGTCTGCCGAACAGCGCCTACGAGACGCGCAGCGCCGGCAAGTATGAGAGCACCTTCCCGATCCTCGAGCCATACGAGAACTCGATCGATCTGGTGAGCGGCACCGCGAGCGTCGACTTCGGCCTGGCGACGCTGACCTCGGTTACCTCCTACTACGACAACAAGACGTCCGGCGTTTCGGATACCTCCAATTATTATGGTGGCTATACCGGGCGCGAGGGCTTCATCAGCTATTACGCCAATTATCCGCGCTTCATCGCGGTGACGACCAGCGACAACAAGGATCGCGCCTTCACGCAGGAGCTGCGGCTCGTGTCGCACTGGGATCTGCCGATCGACTATGTCGTCGGTGGCTATTTCCAGCACCAGAAGACCAGCAACATCTACAATCAGGTCGCGCCGGGCATCGCCGACTTCGGCACCTATATCGGGCAGCCGAGCCAGAGTCCGGATAATGGCGACCAGATCTACTACATCGCGCGTCACACCAACTTCAAGGATCGCGCGGTGTTCGGCGAACTGACCTGGCACATCACGCCCAAGTGGCAGGTGACCGGCGGCGTCCGCTTCTTCTGGCAGACCTTCGATAGCGGCTTCGTGCAGGAATCGCCCTTCTGCGGCGCGTCGTGCGGTGACGGCGTGACCGAGCCATCGCATCTCGGCATCGCGGTGGCCAACAACACCAGCAAGGTCAACGATCATATCGTGAAGGTGAACACCTCCTACGACGTGACGCCGGGGCTGAAATTCTATGCCACCTATGCGGAAGGCTTCCGTCGCGGCGGCGCCAACGGCATTCCGATCGCCGGCTATTTCCGCTCGCTGCCGCAATACACGACCTACCAGCCCGATTTCGCCAAGACCTACGAAGTGGGCGTGAAGGGCAACCTGCTCGACCGGAAGCTCCAGTATTCGGCCGATCTCTACCTGATCAACCTCGACAACTTCCAGTTCACCACCAGCACGCCATCCTATGAAAGCGGCGTGTTCAACGGTAACCAGGCACGCTCCAAGGGCGGCGAGATCGAGCTGCACGCACGGCTGACCCGCAACCTCAGCGCCTCGCTCGCCTACACCTACACCGATGCGAAGGTGAGCAAGACCAGTTCGCTGACCGACTATCCGGTCTATTCGCTGATCACCGGTGCGGCGCCCTACGTCTATCTGACGCTGCAGAAGGGCGCCAAGCTGCCGGGCGTGCCCAAGCACACGATCAACGGCTCGCTCGACTACACGACGCCGCTGGGCGATCGGAGCCTGTCGTTCCACGTCGACGGCGCCTATCACAGCAAGGAACTGGGCGCGATCAATCCGGCCGACACCAGCTTCTGGATCATCCCGTCCGCCTTCACGATGAACGGCCGGATCACGCTGGACAGCGGCAAGTCGTGGAGCGCCGACCTGTTCGTCAACAACATCACGAACGAGATCGGCTATTCGGCCTCCGTCGGACGCCAGAACATGCCGTCGAGCTGGACCGGCCTGATCGTGCAGCGTCCGCGCACCGTCGGTGTGGGCTTGCACTATCACTTCTGA
- a CDS encoding FMN-binding glutamate synthase family protein, translating to MDLANIPQTLPRQSATFDPHTLSEIRRAAATGIYDIRGAGTKRALPHFDDLLFLGASISRYPLEGYREKCATDVWLGTRFAKKPIHLKIPVTIAGMSFGSLSAQAKEALGRGAGAAGTSTTTGDGGMTPEERGQSKTLVYQYLPSRYGMNPDDLRKADAIEVVIGQGAKPGGGGMLLGQKISDRVAAMRNLPKGIDQRSACRHPDWTGPDDLEIKIEELREITDWEKPIYVKVGATRPYYDVALAVKSGADVVVLDGMQGGTAATQDVFIEHVGIPILSAIRPAVQALQDLGMHRKVQLIVSGGIRNGADVAKALALGADAVAIGTAALVALGDNDPALEAEYQKLGSTAGAYDDWQEGRDPAGITTQDPELAARLDPVAAGRRLANYLAVLTLEAQTIARACGKSHLHNLEPEDLVALTIEAAAMARVPLAGTGWIPGQGTF from the coding sequence ATGGATTTGGCGAACATCCCGCAGACCCTGCCGCGCCAGTCGGCGACCTTCGATCCCCATACCCTGTCCGAAATCCGCCGCGCGGCGGCGACCGGCATCTACGACATTCGCGGCGCCGGCACCAAGCGCGCGCTGCCGCATTTCGACGACCTGCTGTTCCTCGGCGCCTCGATCTCGCGTTATCCGCTGGAAGGCTATCGCGAGAAGTGCGCGACCGACGTGTGGCTCGGCACCCGCTTCGCCAAGAAGCCGATCCACCTGAAAATTCCCGTCACCATCGCAGGCATGAGCTTCGGCTCGCTCTCGGCGCAGGCGAAGGAAGCGCTGGGGCGTGGTGCGGGTGCGGCGGGCACCTCCACCACCACGGGCGACGGCGGCATGACGCCGGAGGAGCGTGGGCAGTCCAAGACGCTCGTCTACCAGTACCTCCCCTCGCGCTACGGCATGAACCCGGACGATCTGCGCAAGGCGGATGCCATCGAAGTAGTGATCGGCCAGGGCGCCAAGCCCGGCGGCGGCGGCATGCTGCTCGGCCAGAAGATCTCCGATCGTGTCGCTGCGATGCGCAACCTGCCCAAGGGCATCGACCAGCGCTCCGCCTGCCGCCACCCCGACTGGACCGGCCCCGACGACCTCGAGATCAAGATCGAGGAATTGCGCGAGATCACCGACTGGGAGAAGCCGATCTACGTCAAGGTCGGCGCCACGCGGCCCTATTACGACGTCGCGCTGGCGGTGAAGTCCGGCGCCGACGTGGTGGTGCTGGACGGCATGCAGGGCGGCACGGCGGCGACGCAGGACGTGTTCATCGAACATGTCGGCATCCCGATCCTCTCCGCGATCCGCCCGGCGGTGCAGGCGCTGCAGGATCTCGGCATGCACCGGAAGGTGCAGCTGATCGTCTCGGGCGGCATCCGCAACGGCGCGGACGTCGCCAAGGCGCTGGCGCTCGGCGCCGATGCTGTGGCGATCGGTACGGCGGCGCTCGTCGCGCTCGGCGACAACGATCCGGCACTGGAAGCCGAATATCAGAAGCTCGGCTCCACCGCCGGCGCCTATGACGACTGGCAGGAAGGTCGCGATCCGGCCGGCATCACCACGCAGGATCCGGAACTGGCCGCACGGCTGGATCCGGTGGCGGCGGGCCGGCGCCTCGCCAACTATCTCGCCGTGCTGACGCTGGAGGCGCAGACCATCGCGCGCGCCTGCGGCAAGAGCCACCTCCACAATCTCGAGCCTGAGGATCTTGTCGCGCTCACCATCGAGGCCGCCGCCATGGCGCGGGTGCCGCTGGCGGGCACCGGCTGGATACCGGGCCAGGGCACCTTCTAA
- a CDS encoding helix-turn-helix domain-containing protein, which yields MPERSLEKALGNQIRTIRRQHDLSVADLASAAGISNGMLSKIENGGISPSLSTLQAISGVLQIPLSSLFASFEERQDCSYVPAGKGLSIERRGTKVGHVYQLLGHVLRGDVAVEPYLITLRENAAPHTSFRHSGVEFLYMLKGDVHYRHGSEVYHLTPGDALLFDSAAQHGPEKLSDQETSYLSVIVYPRTEA from the coding sequence GTGCCCGAGCGCAGCCTCGAAAAGGCGCTCGGCAACCAGATCCGCACGATCCGCCGTCAGCACGATCTCTCGGTGGCGGATCTCGCCAGTGCGGCGGGTATCTCCAACGGCATGCTGTCCAAGATCGAGAATGGCGGCATCTCGCCCTCGCTCTCTACGCTACAGGCGATTTCGGGCGTGCTCCAGATCCCGCTCTCCTCGCTCTTCGCTTCGTTCGAGGAGCGGCAGGATTGCTCCTACGTGCCCGCTGGCAAGGGCCTGAGCATCGAGCGTCGCGGCACCAAAGTCGGCCATGTCTACCAGCTGCTCGGCCATGTGCTGCGCGGCGACGTGGCCGTGGAGCCTTATCTGATCACGCTGCGCGAGAACGCCGCGCCGCACACCAGCTTCCGCCATTCGGGTGTAGAGTTCCTCTACATGCTGAAGGGCGATGTCCATTACCGCCATGGCTCGGAGGTCTATCATCTGACGCCGGGCGACGCTTTGCTGTTCGACAGCGCCGCGCAGCATGGCCCGGAGAAACTGAGCGATCAGGAGACCAGCTATCTGTCGGTGATCGTCTATCCGCGCACCGAAGCCTGA
- the glnT gene encoding type III glutamate--ammonia ligase, translating to MTIDLADVAQKKGIKYFLISYTDLFGSQRAKLVPAAAIGGMQKAGAGFAGFATWLDMTPADPDLFAKPDPESLIQLPWKPEVGWLAADLWMNDAPVEASPRNALKAQIARAAEQGLQMKTGVECEFFLIAPDGSGIADTADTQVKPCYDQQALMRRYEVITEICDCMLALGWKPYQNDHEDANGQFEMNWEYDDALVTADRQAFFKYMVKSIAEKHGLRATFMPKPFVHLTGNGCHMHVSVWKGSENAFVGTDGGLSPLGLSFIGGVIHSADAMAAITNPTVNSYKRINAPRTLSGATWAPNSVTWTGNNRTHMIRVPEGDRFELRLADGAANPYMMAATTLAAGLDGIANGRDPGPRLDINMYTEGHTVADAKKLPLNLLDALRALEASTVLKDALGPLVPAYLKLKHGEWNDYARHLTQWERDTTLDC from the coding sequence ATGACCATCGATCTCGCGGACGTCGCCCAGAAGAAGGGCATCAAATATTTCCTGATCTCCTACACCGATCTGTTCGGCAGCCAGCGCGCCAAGCTGGTGCCGGCCGCCGCGATCGGCGGCATGCAGAAGGCCGGCGCGGGCTTCGCCGGCTTCGCCACCTGGCTGGACATGACGCCCGCCGATCCGGACCTGTTCGCCAAGCCCGATCCGGAAAGCCTGATCCAACTGCCATGGAAGCCGGAAGTGGGCTGGCTCGCCGCCGATCTGTGGATGAACGACGCGCCCGTCGAGGCCTCTCCTCGCAACGCGCTCAAGGCCCAGATCGCACGCGCGGCCGAGCAGGGCCTCCAGATGAAGACCGGCGTGGAGTGCGAGTTCTTCCTGATTGCGCCCGATGGCTCCGGCATCGCCGATACCGCCGACACGCAGGTGAAGCCCTGCTACGACCAGCAGGCGCTGATGCGGCGCTACGAGGTGATCACCGAAATCTGCGACTGCATGCTCGCGCTCGGCTGGAAGCCCTATCAGAACGACCATGAGGACGCGAACGGCCAGTTCGAGATGAACTGGGAATATGACGACGCGCTCGTCACCGCCGATCGCCAGGCCTTCTTCAAGTACATGGTCAAGAGCATCGCCGAGAAGCACGGCCTGCGCGCGACCTTCATGCCCAAGCCGTTCGTCCACCTGACCGGCAATGGCTGCCACATGCACGTTTCGGTGTGGAAGGGTTCGGAGAACGCCTTCGTCGGCACCGACGGCGGCCTCTCCCCGCTGGGTCTCAGCTTCATCGGCGGCGTGATCCATTCGGCCGACGCGATGGCGGCGATCACCAACCCGACGGTGAACAGCTACAAGCGGATCAACGCGCCGCGCACGCTCTCCGGCGCGACCTGGGCGCCCAATTCGGTGACGTGGACGGGCAACAATCGCACCCACATGATCCGCGTGCCCGAGGGCGACCGCTTCGAGCTGCGCCTCGCCGACGGTGCCGCGAACCCGTACATGATGGCGGCGACGACGCTGGCGGCGGGCCTCGACGGCATCGCCAACGGGCGCGATCCGGGGCCGCGCCTCGACATCAACATGTATACCGAGGGCCATACGGTCGCCGACGCCAAGAAGCTGCCGCTCAACCTGCTCGATGCGCTGCGCGCGTTGGAAGCGTCGACGGTGCTGAAGGATGCGCTCGGCCCGCTGGTGCCGGCCTATCTCAAGCTCAAGCACGGCGAGTGGAACGATTACGCCCGCCATCTGACCCAGTGGGAGCGCGACACCACGCTCGACTGCTGA
- a CDS encoding tannase/feruloyl esterase family alpha/beta hydrolase: MAIVRRMWTFRAIAASALALGGATMAQATARNFDESCHALSGKTIAGATIGATSSEQGRFAGGDQSFTDLPAFCRVQARIARPDGGHIELEVWLPEDWNGRYLQAGNSGFAGSIAYRGLASGVRDGFAVANSDGGHQSVGSDMRWAIDRPGRVADFGHLALHDTAIAAKAIVTRYYGRAAAHAYFAGCSDGGREALMSLQRYPDQFDGWLVGAPENDFTGELTAELALAQASRGRFSSITQTQLDAVSKLALANCDALDGAKDGVIEDPRRCGSNLAALACDNPTGAACLDPGQIAAIDRARKDWRDPSGTPDIPGLAWSVGTEAAPGQWSGWMSHIAGAGIGGHEDYAQQFFGTFLHRDAALDLATLDPGDAWRDARQKTSADVDAIDPDLSRQRALHRKVIQYHGWADVGIPAQFTLAYYGAVQKAMGGSVEDFYRLFMVPGMGHCGGGTGANAFGGFGDLATPFEPDRNLLAALVRWVEQGKAPDRVTATHYRDNDPAKGADRTHPLCVFPRQARYDGKGKIDQASSYHCS, from the coding sequence ATGGCTATCGTTCGGAGAATGTGGACTTTTCGGGCGATCGCCGCTTCCGCCCTGGCGCTGGGCGGTGCCACGATGGCGCAGGCGACGGCGCGAAACTTCGACGAAAGTTGCCATGCTCTGAGCGGCAAAACGATCGCCGGAGCGACCATTGGCGCGACATCCTCGGAACAGGGCCGATTCGCGGGTGGCGACCAGAGCTTCACCGACCTCCCCGCCTTCTGCCGCGTGCAGGCGCGGATCGCGCGGCCGGACGGCGGACATATCGAACTGGAGGTCTGGCTTCCCGAAGATTGGAACGGCCGCTATCTTCAGGCCGGCAATAGCGGCTTCGCGGGATCGATCGCCTATCGCGGCCTCGCCTCGGGCGTGCGCGACGGGTTCGCGGTGGCCAATTCGGATGGGGGGCACCAGTCGGTCGGTTCCGACATGCGCTGGGCGATCGACCGGCCCGGCCGCGTCGCCGATTTCGGCCACCTCGCGCTTCACGACACCGCCATCGCCGCCAAGGCGATCGTCACGCGCTATTATGGACGCGCCGCCGCCCACGCCTATTTTGCAGGCTGCTCCGATGGCGGACGCGAGGCACTGATGTCGCTGCAGCGCTATCCCGATCAGTTCGACGGCTGGCTGGTCGGGGCGCCGGAGAACGATTTCACGGGAGAGCTCACGGCCGAACTGGCGCTTGCGCAGGCGAGCCGGGGCCGCTTCAGCAGCATCACGCAAACGCAGCTCGACGCCGTATCGAAGCTGGCGCTCGCCAATTGCGATGCGCTGGATGGCGCGAAGGACGGGGTGATCGAAGATCCGAGACGTTGCGGCTCCAACCTCGCGGCACTCGCCTGCGACAACCCAACCGGCGCGGCCTGCCTCGATCCCGGCCAGATCGCCGCGATCGATCGCGCACGGAAGGATTGGCGCGATCCGTCCGGCACGCCGGATATTCCCGGTCTCGCCTGGTCCGTCGGCACCGAGGCGGCGCCCGGCCAGTGGAGCGGCTGGATGTCCCACATCGCCGGCGCCGGCATCGGCGGGCACGAGGATTATGCCCAGCAGTTCTTCGGCACCTTCCTGCACCGCGACGCCGCGCTCGACCTCGCCACGCTCGATCCGGGCGACGCGTGGCGTGATGCGCGGCAGAAGACCTCTGCGGATGTCGACGCGATCGATCCTGACCTGAGCCGCCAGCGCGCCCTGCACCGCAAGGTCATCCAATATCACGGCTGGGCCGATGTCGGCATACCGGCTCAGTTCACGCTCGCTTACTATGGAGCCGTGCAGAAGGCGATGGGCGGATCGGTCGAGGATTTCTACCGGCTGTTCATGGTGCCGGGCATGGGCCATTGCGGCGGCGGCACCGGCGCCAATGCGTTCGGCGGCTTCGGCGATCTCGCGACGCCGTTCGAGCCGGATCGCAACCTGCTGGCCGCGCTGGTCCGCTGGGTGGAACAGGGCAAGGCGCCGGACCGAGTCACCGCCACCCACTACCGCGACAACGATCCGGCGAAAGGCGCTGATCGTACCCACCCACTCTGTGTCTTCCCGCGCCAGGCGCGCTATGACGGCAAGGGCAAGATCGACCAAGCATCCAGCTACCATTGCAGCTAG